In Burkholderiales bacterium, a genomic segment contains:
- the metW gene encoding methionine biosynthesis protein MetW, giving the protein MNAPHTPPPASSKLARRADFEAIAQWVQPGAHVLDLGCGDGSLLRYLRETRGASGYGIEIDDEKVLACVKHGVNVLQADLESGLSGFESDQFDYVILSLTLQAVRHTERLVREMLRVGREGIVTFPNFGYWRHRLQVLAGRMPVSKELPYQWYDTPNVHLFTITDFEIFCAGHGIRILERRVLDEGREVAFLPNLLGALAVYRFDDSGPA; this is encoded by the coding sequence GTGAACGCCCCGCACACGCCGCCGCCGGCGTCGTCCAAGCTCGCACGCCGCGCCGATTTCGAGGCGATCGCTCAATGGGTGCAGCCCGGCGCGCACGTGCTCGATCTGGGCTGCGGGGACGGGTCACTGCTGCGCTATCTGAGGGAAACGCGCGGGGCGAGCGGCTACGGGATCGAGATCGACGACGAGAAGGTACTGGCGTGCGTGAAGCACGGCGTGAACGTGCTGCAGGCGGACCTCGAGTCCGGTCTTTCGGGCTTCGAGAGCGACCAGTTCGACTACGTTATCCTCTCGCTCACGCTGCAGGCGGTGCGCCACACCGAACGCCTGGTGAGGGAGATGCTGCGGGTTGGCCGCGAAGGCATCGTCACGTTCCCGAACTTCGGCTACTGGCGCCATCGGTTGCAGGTGCTGGCCGGGCGCATGCCGGTTTCCAAGGAACTACCCTACCAGTGGTACGACACGCCCAACGTGCACCTGTTCACGATCACGGACTTCGAGATCTTCTGCGCCGGCCACGGCATTCGCATTCTCGAACGGCGCGTGCTCGACGAAGGGCGCGAGGTTGCCTTCCTGCCCAACCTGCTCGGGGCGCTGGCCGTCTATCGTTTCGACGACTCCGGTCCGGCCTGA
- the mreD gene encoding rod shape-determining protein MreD: MNVFGFEQRHAEEILLPVRPGYVALSLLIAFMINLLPLEGMALALRPDFVALVLLYWGLEYPRRVGFVPAFALGLAMDVSVGSLFGQHALAYCALMFGAIAMHRRLPLFGVREQILHVFGVLLAAQLIVLVVRLAADSDFPGWWYFLPAVSGAILWPPVRHLLRAPLRPRAAAQDA, from the coding sequence ATGAACGTCTTCGGCTTCGAACAGCGCCACGCGGAGGAGATCCTGTTGCCGGTGAGGCCCGGCTACGTGGCGCTGAGCCTCCTGATCGCCTTCATGATCAACCTGCTGCCGCTGGAGGGGATGGCGCTTGCGCTGCGTCCGGACTTCGTCGCCCTGGTGCTGCTCTACTGGGGGCTGGAGTATCCGCGTCGGGTGGGCTTCGTACCGGCTTTCGCGCTCGGCCTGGCGATGGATGTGTCCGTGGGCAGCCTGTTCGGGCAGCACGCGCTCGCTTACTGCGCGCTCATGTTCGGTGCCATCGCCATGCATCGCCGCTTGCCGCTCTTCGGCGTGCGCGAACAGATCCTGCACGTCTTCGGCGTACTGCTTGCCGCGCAACTGATCGTGCTCGTAGTCCGTCTAGCGGCGGACAGCGACTTCCCGGGCTGGTGGTATTTCCTGCCCGCGGTCAGCGGCGCGATCCTATGGCCGCCGGTGCGCCACCTGCTGCGCGCGCCGCTGCGGCCGCGCGCTGCCGCGCAGGACGCCTGA
- the gatB gene encoding Asp-tRNA(Asn)/Glu-tRNA(Gln) amidotransferase subunit GatB, producing the protein MEWEIVIGLETHVQLSTKSKIFSGASTAFGAAPNTQACAIDMALPGVLPVLNKGAVERALRFGLAVGASINRRSIFARKNYFYPDLPKGYQISQYEIPIVQGGAIGIRADGREKTIRLTRAHLEEDAGKSLHEDFHGMSGIDLNRAGTPLLEIVSEPEMRSAAEAVAYAKALHALVRWIGISDANMQEGSFRCDANVSVRRPGAPLGTRREIKNLNSFRFLQQAIEYEAQWQIHTLESGGRVEQATVLFEPESGRTRMMRTKEDAHDYRYFPDPDLLPLEIAQDWLERVRAQLPELPQARCERYQRDYALSAYDAQLLVADRETAEFFESVLDALRAADRPAAAKLAANWINGELAAALNRAELDIARSPLAPGTLAGLLARLLDGTLSSKMAKEVFDALWEGEGSADAVIERRGLKQISDSAAIEGIVDQVLAQNAQQVADYKNGKQKAFNALVGQVMKATQGRANPAQVNDILRRKLAG; encoded by the coding sequence ATGGAATGGGAAATCGTCATCGGGTTGGAGACCCACGTGCAGCTGTCGACCAAGTCGAAGATCTTTTCCGGCGCGTCGACCGCTTTCGGCGCAGCGCCGAATACCCAGGCGTGCGCCATCGACATGGCCTTGCCGGGCGTGCTGCCGGTGCTGAACAAGGGCGCGGTGGAGCGGGCACTGCGTTTCGGGCTGGCGGTGGGAGCGAGCATCAACCGCCGGTCGATCTTCGCCCGCAAGAATTACTTCTACCCGGATCTGCCCAAGGGCTACCAGATCAGCCAGTACGAAATCCCCATCGTCCAGGGAGGCGCCATCGGCATCCGCGCGGACGGCCGGGAGAAGACCATACGCCTGACCCGTGCACACCTCGAGGAAGATGCCGGCAAGTCGCTGCACGAGGATTTTCACGGCATGTCCGGGATCGATCTGAATCGTGCCGGAACGCCGCTGCTGGAAATCGTCTCGGAGCCGGAGATGCGATCGGCAGCGGAGGCGGTAGCCTATGCAAAGGCGCTGCACGCTTTGGTGCGCTGGATCGGCATCAGCGACGCAAACATGCAGGAAGGCAGCTTCCGGTGCGATGCCAACGTCTCGGTACGCAGGCCGGGCGCACCGCTCGGAACGCGCCGGGAGATCAAGAATCTCAACTCGTTCCGCTTCCTCCAGCAGGCCATCGAGTACGAAGCGCAATGGCAGATCCACACCCTGGAAAGCGGAGGGCGCGTGGAGCAGGCCACCGTGCTGTTCGAACCCGAGAGCGGGCGCACCCGCATGATGCGCACGAAGGAAGACGCGCATGACTACCGCTACTTTCCTGACCCGGACCTGCTTCCGCTGGAGATCGCGCAAGACTGGCTGGAGCGTGTGCGCGCGCAGCTGCCCGAGCTGCCTCAGGCGCGGTGCGAGCGCTATCAGCGCGACTATGCGCTGTCCGCCTATGACGCGCAGCTGCTGGTCGCCGACCGCGAGACCGCGGAGTTCTTCGAGTCGGTGCTCGACGCCTTGCGGGCCGCCGACCGGCCAGCGGCCGCCAAGCTCGCGGCGAACTGGATCAACGGCGAGCTGGCCGCGGCGCTCAATCGCGCCGAACTGGACATCGCCCGCTCACCGCTGGCGCCGGGCACGCTTGCCGGTTTGCTTGCGCGGCTGCTGGATGGAACGCTGTCTTCCAAGATGGCCAAGGAAGTGTTCGATGCCCTGTGGGAGGGAGAGGGCAGCGCGGACGCAGTGATCGAACGACGCGGGCTGAAGCAGATCTCGGATTCCGCCGCGATCGAGGGAATCGTCGACCAGGTGCTGGCCCAGAACGCGCAACAGGTGGCCGACTACAAGAACGGAAAGCAGAAGGCGTTCAACGCCCTGGTCGGGCAGGTGATGAAGGCAACCCAGGGCCGGGCCAACCCGGCCCAGGTGAACGACATCTTGCGCCGCAAGCTTGCGGGTTAG
- a CDS encoding exodeoxyribonuclease III — MLRIVTLNLNGIRSAVNKGFLKWIASHGADVVCVQEIKAQAKDMREEMLNPDGYRGYFHYSDRPGYSGVGVYCRKRPDRVIEGLGIPDIDSEGRYIEAQYGNLSIASIYIPSGSSSPERLAVKFKFMERVIGPLHRLATSGREVILCGDWNVAHKEIDLKNWRANQKNSGFLPEEREWLSGVFDKLGYVDVFRLLNKEPEQYTWWSNRGRAWAKNVGWRIDYQIATPGIARKARRAEIYKAQRFSDHAPLIIEYDYTL, encoded by the coding sequence GTGCTTCGCATCGTCACGCTGAATCTAAACGGCATACGCTCGGCCGTCAACAAAGGTTTCCTGAAGTGGATCGCCTCGCACGGTGCCGACGTGGTCTGCGTGCAGGAGATCAAGGCACAGGCCAAGGACATGCGCGAGGAAATGCTCAATCCCGACGGTTACCGGGGATACTTCCACTATTCCGACCGGCCGGGATACAGCGGCGTAGGAGTGTACTGCCGCAAGCGTCCCGATCGCGTCATCGAAGGACTGGGCATTCCGGACATCGACTCCGAGGGCCGTTACATCGAGGCGCAGTACGGCAATCTCTCGATCGCGTCGATCTACATTCCTTCCGGTTCCAGCTCTCCGGAACGGCTGGCGGTAAAGTTCAAGTTCATGGAGCGCGTCATCGGGCCGCTGCACCGGCTCGCCACCAGCGGACGTGAAGTCATCCTGTGCGGCGACTGGAACGTTGCGCACAAGGAGATCGATCTGAAAAACTGGCGTGCCAACCAGAAGAACTCCGGCTTTCTGCCGGAGGAGCGCGAATGGCTCTCCGGCGTGTTCGACAAACTCGGCTACGTCGACGTCTTCCGGTTGCTCAACAAGGAGCCGGAGCAATACACGTGGTGGTCGAATCGCGGCCGGGCCTGGGCCAAGAACGTGGGATGGCGCATCGACTACCAAATCGCCACGCCCGGCATCGCGCGCAAGGCGCGGCGCGCCGAGATCTACAAGGCACAGCGTTTTTCCGATCACGCGCCGCTCATCATCGAGTATGACTACACGCTCTAG
- the mreC gene encoding rod shape-determining protein MreC, protein MEHTPPPFFKRGPSLLTRLTFFSLLSIVLLYSDARFRYLEDVRRAVAVVLYPLQRLAHVPGEVAGRISGFFVTHSALRRENERLKHENFVNSGQLQAYQALAAENDHLRALMQLRGRIERPSQVAEILYAARDPFVRRVVLDKGSTHGVELGAAVVGDAGLVGQVQRVFPWAAEVSLVTDRDQVIPVQVVRNGLRGVLFGLGYDGALDLRFLPVNADIQSGDLLVTSGIDGTYPPGLPVATVANIERNAAYPFARVLCTPSAAVNSHRQLLVLAKGPPLPERLPAADAPKARKTQRAAQ, encoded by the coding sequence ATGGAGCACACCCCGCCACCCTTCTTCAAGCGTGGACCAAGCCTGCTCACGCGGCTCACCTTCTTTTCCCTGTTGTCCATCGTTCTGCTTTATTCGGACGCGCGCTTTCGCTACCTGGAAGACGTGCGCCGCGCCGTGGCGGTCGTGCTCTATCCCTTGCAGCGGCTGGCGCATGTCCCGGGCGAAGTCGCCGGGCGGATCTCCGGGTTCTTCGTCACGCACTCGGCCCTGAGGCGCGAGAACGAGCGGCTCAAGCACGAGAACTTCGTCAACTCGGGTCAACTACAGGCCTACCAGGCGCTGGCGGCCGAGAACGACCACCTGCGCGCGTTGATGCAGTTGCGCGGCCGGATCGAGCGCCCCTCGCAGGTCGCGGAGATTCTCTACGCCGCGCGCGACCCCTTCGTGCGCAGGGTCGTGCTGGACAAGGGCTCGACCCACGGCGTGGAGCTCGGCGCCGCGGTGGTCGGCGACGCGGGGCTGGTGGGCCAGGTGCAGCGGGTCTTTCCCTGGGCGGCGGAGGTGTCGCTGGTGACCGACCGCGACCAGGTCATTCCGGTGCAGGTGGTCCGCAACGGCCTGCGCGGTGTCCTGTTCGGTCTGGGCTACGACGGCGCGCTCGATCTGCGTTTCCTGCCGGTCAACGCCGACATTCAAAGCGGAGATCTGCTCGTCACCTCCGGCATCGACGGGACCTATCCGCCGGGCCTTCCGGTAGCGACCGTGGCCAACATCGAGCGCAATGCCGCCTATCCGTTCGCGCGGGTGCTGTGCACGCCCAGCGCCGCCGTCAACAGCCACCGCCAGTTGCTCGTGCTGGCCAAGGGGCCGCCGTTGCCAGAGCGCCTGCCGGCGGCGGACGCTCCCAAGGCACGCAAGACCCAACGCGCAGCGCAATGA
- a CDS encoding AmpG family muropeptide MFS transporter: MPEPAARRSWLSDLRVYAEPRVARMLLLGFSAGLPLLLVLGTLSYRLREAGIDRTTIGFLSWIGLAYGFKWVWAPLVDRLPLPLLTRALGRRRSWLLASQVVIALGLVGMALSDPTTHLHRLVGFAVLVAFASATQDIALDAFRIESAAPSLQAALAAAYQVGYRAAMITASAGALSIAAAFDPDEESYQHLPWLIAYLCMSACVSVGITTVLFSREPVVAISPQTVQRERAMAERLHARRLPPRLAAMLSWFYSAVIGPFVDFVLRYRWNAVLLLALIGTYRISDIVLGVMSNPFYRDMGFAKDEVAVVSGVYGVLMTLAGAALGGVLALRLGVMRVLFLGAALSALTNLLFAWLSTRGHDLPGLLMVICADNLSAGIASAAFVAYLSGLTNVAYSATQYALFSSVMLLLPKFLAGWSGWVVDHYGYAVFFSGSAALGVPVLALVWLARRAHPAAPQAGPESSKR; encoded by the coding sequence GTGCCTGAGCCGGCGGCGCGCAGAAGCTGGCTCAGTGATCTGCGCGTCTATGCCGAGCCGCGGGTGGCGCGCATGCTGCTGCTCGGGTTCTCCGCCGGCCTGCCGCTGCTGCTGGTGCTGGGCACGCTGTCCTATCGCCTGCGCGAGGCGGGAATCGACCGCACTACGATCGGCTTTCTGAGCTGGATCGGTCTTGCCTACGGGTTCAAGTGGGTCTGGGCGCCGCTCGTGGACCGGTTGCCGCTACCGCTGCTTACCCGCGCCCTCGGGCGCCGTCGCAGCTGGCTGCTGGCCTCCCAGGTCGTCATCGCGCTAGGGCTCGTCGGCATGGCCTTGAGCGACCCGACCACTCATCTGCACCGCCTGGTGGGATTCGCCGTGCTGGTGGCTTTCGCTTCGGCCACGCAGGACATCGCGCTGGACGCGTTTCGCATCGAGTCGGCGGCGCCGTCTCTTCAGGCAGCGCTGGCCGCCGCCTACCAGGTGGGTTACCGGGCTGCGATGATCACCGCTTCGGCAGGCGCGCTTTCGATCGCGGCGGCGTTCGATCCCGACGAGGAAAGCTACCAGCATCTGCCGTGGCTCATCGCCTATCTGTGCATGTCGGCCTGCGTGAGCGTGGGCATCACCACCGTGCTGTTCTCCCGCGAGCCGGTCGTTGCGATCTCGCCCCAAACCGTGCAACGCGAGCGCGCAATGGCCGAGCGGCTGCATGCGCGTCGCCTTCCCCCGCGGCTCGCCGCAATGTTGTCGTGGTTCTATTCCGCAGTCATCGGCCCCTTCGTTGACTTCGTGCTGCGCTACCGCTGGAACGCGGTCCTGCTGCTCGCGCTGATCGGGACCTACCGCATCTCCGACATCGTGCTGGGCGTCATGTCCAATCCGTTCTACCGCGACATGGGATTCGCCAAGGACGAAGTGGCGGTGGTCTCGGGAGTCTACGGGGTCCTGATGACGCTTGCCGGCGCGGCGCTGGGTGGGGTACTCGCGCTGCGGCTGGGGGTGATGCGGGTACTGTTCCTGGGAGCAGCGCTCTCAGCGCTGACCAATCTGCTGTTCGCCTGGCTCTCGACCCGGGGCCATGATCTGCCCGGGCTGCTGATGGTGATCTGCGCCGACAACCTGAGTGCCGGAATCGCCAGTGCTGCGTTCGTCGCCTATCTGTCGGGGCTTACCAACGTGGCCTATTCGGCCACGCAATATGCGTTGTTCAGCTCGGTGATGCTGCTGCTGCCGAAGTTCCTCGCCGGATGGTCGGGCTGGGTGGTGGATCACTACGGCTACGCGGTGTTCTTCTCCGGCAGCGCCGCCCTGGGCGTGCCGGTGCTCGCTCTGGTCTGGCTCGCCCGCCGTGCGCATCCGGCAGCGCCTCAGGCCGGACCGGAGTCGTCGAAACGATAG
- the gatC gene encoding Asp-tRNA(Asn)/Glu-tRNA(Gln) amidotransferase subunit GatC, which translates to MSLSLDDIGRIAHLARIDITAAEAERIREQLNGILRLIEQMQAVETAGVEPMSHPLGGSQRLREDVVTEPDDRDANMRNAPAQENGLFLVPRVIE; encoded by the coding sequence ATGTCTCTTAGCCTCGACGATATCGGCCGCATCGCCCATCTGGCGCGCATCGACATCACGGCTGCAGAAGCCGAACGCATCCGCGAACAGCTGAACGGCATTCTTCGGTTGATCGAGCAGATGCAGGCGGTGGAGACGGCGGGCGTGGAGCCGATGTCGCACCCGCTGGGGGGAAGCCAGCGGCTGCGCGAGGATGTGGTCACCGAGCCGGACGATCGCGACGCCAACATGCGCAACGCGCCGGCCCAGGAAAACGGCCTATTCCTGGTTCCCAGAGTCATCGAGTAG
- a CDS encoding rod shape-determining protein produces the protein MFGFLNGYFSNDIAIDLGTANTLIYVRGKGIVLNEPSVVAIRQEGGPNGKKVIQEVGLAAKQMLGRTPGNITAIRPMKDGVIADFTVTEQMLKQFIKKVHDNRFFAPSPRIVICVPCGSTQVERRAIRESAYGAGARKVELIEEPMAAAIGAGLPVEEATGSMVVDIGGGTTEVGVISLGGIVYSGSVRVGGDKFDEAIINYIRRNYGMLIGETTAEEIKKEIGSAFPGSEVREKEVKGRNLAEGIPRSFTISSNEILEALTDPLNSIVSAVKSALEQTPPELGADIAEKGMVLTGGGALLRDIDRLLMEETGLPVIVADDPLTCVVRGSGKALEKMDKLSGVFTSD, from the coding sequence ATGTTCGGCTTCCTCAACGGCTATTTCTCCAACGACATCGCGATCGACCTCGGTACGGCGAATACGCTGATCTACGTCCGCGGCAAGGGGATCGTGCTCAATGAGCCCTCGGTTGTGGCGATCCGCCAGGAGGGCGGACCGAACGGCAAGAAGGTCATTCAGGAAGTGGGGCTCGCCGCCAAGCAGATGCTCGGACGCACGCCGGGCAACATCACCGCCATTCGCCCCATGAAGGACGGGGTGATCGCCGACTTCACCGTGACCGAGCAGATGCTCAAGCAGTTCATCAAGAAGGTCCACGACAACCGCTTCTTCGCACCGAGTCCGCGCATCGTCATCTGTGTGCCCTGTGGTTCCACCCAGGTGGAGCGGCGCGCGATCCGGGAGTCGGCCTATGGCGCGGGTGCGCGCAAGGTCGAACTGATCGAGGAGCCGATGGCCGCCGCGATCGGCGCCGGGTTGCCGGTGGAGGAGGCGACCGGTTCGATGGTGGTCGACATCGGTGGGGGTACCACCGAGGTCGGCGTCATCTCGCTCGGCGGCATCGTCTACTCCGGGTCGGTCCGGGTCGGCGGCGACAAGTTCGACGAAGCGATCATCAACTACATCCGTCGCAACTACGGCATGCTGATCGGCGAGACGACTGCGGAGGAAATCAAGAAGGAGATCGGCTCGGCCTTCCCAGGCTCCGAAGTGCGCGAAAAGGAAGTCAAGGGCCGCAACCTCGCGGAAGGCATTCCGCGCAGCTTCACCATCTCCAGCAACGAGATCCTGGAAGCACTGACCGATCCGCTGAACAGCATCGTCTCCGCGGTGAAGTCGGCGCTGGAGCAGACGCCGCCGGAACTCGGTGCGGACATCGCCGAGAAAGGAATGGTTCTGACCGGTGGCGGCGCGCTGCTGCGGGACATCGACCGCCTGCTCATGGAGGAGACGGGCCTTCCGGTCATCGTCGCCGACGACCCGCTCACCTGCGTGGTGCGCGGATCGGGCAAGGCGCTGGAGAAGATGGACAAGCTCTCCGGAGTGTTCACCAGCGATTGA
- the gatA gene encoding Asp-tRNA(Asn)/Glu-tRNA(Gln) amidotransferase subunit GatA, with protein MFDQSVAELGRLLRARQISACELAQLFLDRIGRCRELNAFLDVRPDVTLAQARRADQRLAAGEGGPLTGVPVAHKDIFVTRDFASTAGSRMLEGYMSPFDATVVQRLAEAGMVTLGKLNCDEFAMGSSNENSAYGSVLNPWDRSAVPGGSSGGSAAAVAARLVPAATATDTGGSIREPAAFSGVTGIKPTYGRASRWGMIAFASSLDQAGIMTRSAEDAALVFNAMLGFDPKDSTSVEREPEDYTRDLEIDLRGLRIGIPKEFFGAGLEPDVEKAVREALDVYARLGARLKEISLPNARLGIPVYYVIAPAECSSNLSRFDGVRYGHRAKRYADLTDMMKKTRAEGFGAEPKRRILIGTYVLSHGYYDAYYLKAQKVRRLIADEFRRAFAECDVIAGPVTTSVAFDFGQRAADPVAMYLSDLYTIPGSLAGIPGMSIPCGFGARNRPVGLQLMANYFEEARLLGVAHRYQQATDWHLRVPPGFE; from the coding sequence GTGTTCGACCAGTCCGTGGCCGAACTGGGCCGTCTGCTCCGCGCGAGGCAGATCTCCGCATGCGAGCTGGCGCAGCTGTTTCTGGACCGCATCGGCCGCTGCCGGGAACTGAACGCCTTTCTCGACGTGCGTCCCGATGTGACCCTAGCGCAGGCGCGCCGCGCCGACCAGCGCCTCGCCGCCGGAGAAGGCGGCCCGCTCACCGGGGTGCCGGTCGCTCACAAAGACATCTTCGTGACTCGGGACTTCGCCTCGACGGCCGGCTCGCGCATGCTCGAGGGCTACATGAGCCCGTTCGACGCCACGGTGGTGCAGAGACTGGCCGAAGCGGGCATGGTCACCCTGGGCAAGCTCAACTGCGACGAGTTCGCCATGGGTTCCTCGAACGAGAACAGCGCCTATGGCAGCGTCCTCAATCCCTGGGACCGCTCGGCGGTTCCCGGCGGCAGCTCCGGGGGCTCGGCTGCCGCGGTGGCGGCCAGGCTGGTGCCGGCGGCCACAGCGACCGATACCGGGGGCTCGATCCGCGAGCCGGCCGCCTTCTCGGGAGTGACGGGCATCAAGCCGACCTACGGCCGCGCTTCGCGCTGGGGAATGATCGCCTTTGCCTCCAGCCTGGATCAGGCGGGAATCATGACCCGCAGCGCCGAGGACGCCGCCCTGGTGTTCAACGCGATGCTGGGCTTCGATCCGAAGGATTCCACTAGCGTGGAGCGCGAGCCCGAGGATTACACGCGCGATCTGGAGATCGACCTTCGGGGGCTGCGCATCGGGATTCCGAAGGAGTTTTTCGGCGCCGGGCTGGAGCCCGACGTGGAGAAAGCGGTGCGAGAGGCACTCGATGTCTACGCCCGGCTGGGCGCGCGACTGAAGGAAATTTCGCTGCCGAACGCGCGGCTCGGGATACCCGTGTACTACGTGATCGCGCCCGCCGAGTGTTCCTCGAATCTGAGCCGGTTCGACGGCGTGCGCTATGGCCACCGCGCAAAGCGCTACGCCGACCTCACCGACATGATGAAGAAGACTCGAGCCGAAGGCTTCGGCGCGGAACCCAAGCGCCGCATTCTGATCGGCACCTACGTGCTCTCGCACGGCTACTACGACGCGTATTACCTGAAGGCGCAGAAGGTCCGGCGCCTGATCGCAGACGAGTTCCGGCGCGCCTTTGCCGAATGTGACGTCATTGCCGGCCCGGTCACCACGAGCGTCGCGTTCGACTTCGGCCAGAGAGCCGCCGACCCGGTCGCCATGTATCTGTCGGATCTGTACACCATACCGGGCAGCCTGGCCGGCATTCCGGGAATGAGCATTCCCTGCGGCTTCGGCGCCCGCAATCGGCCGGTGGGCCTGCAGCTCATGGCCAACTACTTCGAGGAGGCAAGACTGCTCGGCGTGGCCCATCGTTACCAGCAGGCAACCGACTGGCACCTGCGCGTTCCGCCCGGGTTCGAATGA
- the pyrE gene encoding orotate phosphoribosyltransferase produces the protein MSSDFRQEFIAFALAKKVLCFGEFKTKAGRLSPYFFNAGLFNDGDSLRRLGQFYAKAIGAAALEFDMLFGPAYKGIPLVTATAVALAESGRNVPFCFNRKEAKDHGEGGLTIGAPLAGRAIIVDDVISAGTSVGESVRIIRAAGAEPCAVVIALDRMERGSGTQSAAQEVRARFGIPVVSIANLDDLMAFLSARRELAQQLREVERYRSQYGAIP, from the coding sequence ATGAGTTCGGATTTCCGGCAGGAGTTCATCGCCTTCGCTCTGGCCAAGAAAGTACTGTGCTTCGGCGAGTTCAAAACCAAGGCAGGGCGTCTTTCCCCGTATTTCTTCAACGCCGGGCTGTTCAACGACGGCGACTCGTTGCGCCGGCTCGGGCAATTCTACGCGAAAGCCATTGGCGCGGCGGCGCTCGAGTTCGACATGCTGTTCGGTCCCGCCTACAAGGGCATTCCGCTGGTCACGGCGACCGCCGTCGCTCTGGCAGAGAGCGGGCGCAACGTGCCGTTCTGTTTCAACCGCAAGGAAGCCAAGGACCACGGTGAAGGCGGGTTGACGATCGGCGCGCCGCTCGCAGGCCGCGCGATCATCGTCGATGATGTGATCTCGGCCGGGACCTCGGTCGGAGAATCGGTGCGGATCATCCGCGCGGCCGGCGCCGAGCCGTGTGCGGTGGTCATCGCGCTCGATCGCATGGAGCGCGGCTCGGGGACACAGTCTGCCGCCCAGGAGGTGCGCGCCCGCTTCGGAATACCGGTCGTCAGCATCGCCAATCTCGATGATTTGATGGCGTTTCTGTCGGCTCGGCGGGAGCTGGCACAGCAGTTGCGCGAAGTCGAGCGTTATCGCAGCCAATACGGGGCAATCCCATGA
- a CDS encoding homoserine O-acetyltransferase, with amino-acid sequence MPEGSVGVVSPKLLHFDEPIALKSGFTLDRYDLAYETYGELNAARSNAILVCHALNASHHVAGIYADDPKDVGWWDNLIGPGKPVDTNRFFVVGVNNLGGCHGSTGPASINPNTGKRWGGDFPVVTVEDWVEAQARLATRLGIERFAAIMGGSLGAMQALQWTISQPERVRNALVIAAAPKLSAQNIAFNEVARQAITTDPDFHGGNFYEYGVVPKRGLRIARMIGHITYLSDDVMAEKFGRALREGELKFNFDVEFQIESYLRYQGDKFAERFDANTYLRITKALDYFDPAAAHGGDLSAALSPARANFLVVSFTSDWRFSPARSREIVKALVDNRRNVSYAEIDAPHGHDAFLMDDPRYHNLIRAYLENIPL; translated from the coding sequence ATGCCCGAAGGTTCCGTAGGCGTCGTCAGCCCCAAGCTGCTGCACTTCGACGAGCCGATCGCGCTCAAGTCGGGGTTCACGCTCGACCGCTACGATCTGGCCTACGAGACCTACGGCGAACTCAACGCGGCGCGCAGCAACGCCATCCTGGTGTGCCACGCCCTGAATGCCTCGCACCACGTGGCCGGTATCTACGCCGACGACCCGAAAGACGTGGGCTGGTGGGACAACCTCATCGGACCGGGCAAGCCCGTCGACACCAACCGCTTTTTTGTCGTCGGCGTGAACAATCTCGGCGGCTGTCACGGCTCGACCGGTCCGGCCAGCATCAATCCGAACACCGGAAAGCGCTGGGGCGGAGACTTTCCGGTGGTAACCGTGGAGGACTGGGTCGAGGCGCAGGCCAGGCTGGCGACCCGGCTCGGCATCGAGCGCTTCGCGGCCATCATGGGCGGCAGCCTCGGCGCGATGCAGGCGTTGCAGTGGACCATCAGCCAGCCCGAGCGCGTGCGCAACGCGCTGGTCATTGCGGCGGCGCCGAAGCTCTCGGCCCAGAACATCGCGTTCAACGAGGTCGCGCGGCAGGCGATCACCACCGACCCGGATTTCCATGGCGGTAACTTCTACGAATACGGCGTGGTTCCAAAGCGGGGGCTTCGCATCGCGCGCATGATCGGGCACATCACCTACCTGTCCGACGACGTCATGGCGGAGAAATTCGGCCGCGCCCTGCGCGAAGGAGAACTGAAGTTCAACTTCGACGTGGAGTTCCAGATCGAGTCGTACCTGCGCTATCAGGGCGACAAGTTCGCCGAGCGTTTCGACGCCAACACCTATTTGCGCATCACCAAGGCGCTGGATTATTTCGACCCGGCCGCCGCCCACGGGGGCGACCTCTCCGCGGCGCTTTCTCCCGCCAGGGCGAACTTCCTGGTGGTGTCTTTCACCTCCGACTGGCGCTTCTCGCCCGCGCGCTCGCGCGAGATCGTCAAAGCCTTGGTCGACAACCGGCGCAACGTGAGCTACGCCGAAATCGACGCGCCCCACGGGCACGACGCGTTCCTGATGGACGATCCGCGCTATCACAACCTGATCCGCGCCTATCTGGAGAACATTCCGCTGTGA